TCCGAGCCTCGCCCAGCTCAATGGTCTTGGGCATGGGCCAAAGAActgtctttgtctctctACTAGATCGGTCTATTTGCCAATATGAACTCAACACGGGGCGTAAGATCTCTTGCTTCAAATGTCAAGACGAGACAAAAGGCGAGTCGGCTGTTCTTGACTCGCTCTGTTTTGGACAATGGCCCCccaaagaccaagacttcCTCCTCGGAACATCCAACACAGACAAGTCCATTCGACTATACGATGCCCAGACAGGGAGCTTCCTGGACCGGGAATGGGGTCACACTGAAGCGATCAACGGTGTTTGTCTTATCgaaaatgatgatggaagccGCAAGGTTGTGAGTGTCGCTTCAGATGGAACAATGATGATATGGGGTCTGGATTTAAACGATTCTCCGCCTCGTTCCGTGAGTAGAGAGCCGTCACCCGCCAAAGACTCTGTTTCAGGGCGGCCGCCACTTCGCAGGGTCTTGTCAAAGGCTGAGCTAGCTGAATTCCAACGACCTTCGCCGACATCTGGTCGGAGATCCCCACCCCGAACCCTACAGCGGAGAACTTCGCGATTCAACCTAGCTGCTAGCTTGAGAACACCTACTCAAGGACTCCCAACAAGCCCTAGTAGCACATTGGCCGAAGATACGCCATCAAGACGGCCTTCTGCTGACCCGCGAAATAGTCCCCCAGTGTCTCCAAAGGGAAAGGTTACCAGACGACCTTCCCTTCCCAATATAGGCACTAGTGCACGCAAAAAgacatcctcgtcaaacTTGCGAGGCTTTGGCTCGCTAAATATGGCGACAGAACAAACCTGCCGTCAACTTAGATCATACaggaagaagcttgcttcCTCGGAGCCCATTAGCCAAGAAAATCTGACAGAGCTAGATCAGGAGTTGCGACTGactgctgcagctcttggCGACCGGGCTATTCGAAGCAGAGCCATGAATGAGACGGTCCTTAGTGGTCTTCTGGATCAATACTCAGAAAGACTAGTCACATTGCTGGACGAAAAGCTGCGTCTCAGTTACCAGCCGAGATCTCCAACTGAAAAGGATGGAGACAGTGGAGACGGAGATAGCCCAGATGAGGAGGCCAGGCGCAGTGTTAATGGATCCTCAAGTTCGCTTTCTCCTTAGAGTTTTGTCCTTGCCTGTTTATGAAGGGCCACTTTCTTCTATTCTTATTAACTTGGATTAAGAGGGCAACGGCGTTAAATGGTGGCGGATTTCATGGGATGGACGGCGGGGGAATAAAGCAAGCATCAAGTGTATCTCGATGCCAAGTTCCAATATGATACCATGGGTCTGGAGTTTTACTGTTACTTTTGTCAGGGATAAAATAATCCTTTATCATAGCCAAAACCGGGACTCCTTGCCAACGCAATAGACGTGATCAGGTACCCCAAGTATTTCCTTTCGCATTAACCGATAAATTCAGGTTTTCTTGAAGTTGTTACATTTTGTGACCAGAAACCATATCCCTTGTTTTCCATGATTGCTTGCCGCTTGTTGGCGTTCAGGGGTATCACGTGCTAAGCCAGGCTTTAGCGTCTACGCAGCTTGGACGAACTCAGCCCAGTTTTTCTTCCCTGCATCATCAAAATCAACCATCAAACATTATCGGCGATTCAGATCACGTGATATTCTGACAGACGCATCGCCTAGACGAGCAAAAAATTACTACACCATTGGTTCGATCAAGCGCGTTCcgcaacaagaagcccagCGCACCCGATGAAAGGCCTAGAGGTCGCCATAGACGGTTCTGGAGTCACTGATTAAGATTGCCTGTACGTGTTTGATTGATAGAACCCCGACCATGACGTAGCTACACCTGTGTCCGACGTACGCCTAACTAAAGTACCATAGACCGTGGCGCCAGTCCATCTTCTTGCTCGACGTGAAGGCCCCTTGGATAGCTGGCGAGGTGGACCGCGGGGCATGAATCAACCAGCCTTCCACACGCCCCTCGAGTCGCTGCTATTATTCCAGTCGTTGATAGCTCAAGGATTCGACAATGGGGTCTTCGCGCGTATCTCTGAgcaactcatcaacaacgcaCTCATCAAGGAGGGATCTACTTATGATCCCGCACGATTAAGACCCGATGCGCTTCAGGATCTTTTTCTGCGACTTTTGGGGGATGAACTGAGTGGTGAGCATGAGAAGGCTGTGACCAACGATCAGACGACATCACCAAACTCGCGAAAACGAAAGCTCGGGAGTCCAACTTTGCCGACACTTAAGGAAATTTACGAACATGTTGACAAAATCCCCCCGCTTATTGACCGCCTATATGCGCGATATAAGGATAATACCGTCGCGCAAATTCGAGAGGATGAGCGTAGCTTTGAGACGTCCCAAAAGGAAATCCAAGCAATGGAGCGATGTGAACGAGAACGACGCGCTAGAGTCGCGAGCCAAAATGGAACACCCGTACTTGCTGCTCGCGATCAGAAGTCTTCCGTCACGCCTAATGggtcaacatcctcaccTGCTATGGCAACAAGCTCGGCGGCACCAGTTCGAAGAGGCCCAACACAACAGACGCCTGTGATCCCACCCAAACCGCCTGTTTCCCAGAACACACAACCAACAGTTGCACCGCCTAGCCACATGCCTACTGGAACGGCATCGATCCGACCTTCGACCTCACCCACTCCCCCGATTTCTAACGGGTCGGTACTTCAGCCCCCAGCAGGTGTCCCTCAAACAACACCACGACCATTACAGGCGCCACAACCTCTTAAGCAGAGCCCTGCTCCTAGGCCAGACAACGGAGCCAAGCTGAAGGATGGCCATACGGCTTCAGGAGCCGCTCTGAAGTGGGAGAAGCCTTATCAACCGCCACAAACAGCTACACCCCCTCCTCGGCAGGTTCAATCACCCGTTGCCCAAGGACCAACAGCTCCCCCGCCAGCTCtgcaacaacatcctcaacaacatctacaGCAGGTACCATCGCAACAGCATTGGTACCCACAACAATCTGCTCAATTCTCTCCCAAACCTGGTGCTCAACCAttatctcatcctcaaacGCCCCAGCAGGCTTGGCCACAACCTACCGCTCCACAACCTCCCCAGGCACAGtctcaagctcaaactcatcatcaacaacgcccTCAATCTCCGCAGGTTATTCAGCCATCAGCTCCCCACACTGCTCGGGCCCAGCACGCTACGCCACCACAACATACCCAACAACTACAAAGAATCCAAACGCCTACACAAGCACagcaggctcaggctcaacAATCTTCGCAAACTCAACCTGTCACCCATATCCAACCCCATTCTTTGCcacaacagcatcaacagaAGCCACGTCCAAATACCGCAAAACCAGGCCTGGCACCACCGCAGCATGCTGGTCAGCTAGCCCCTCCCTTACAGCCGGCACCTCCACGACCAGTTGCAGAGTCGCCCGGAGGCCAAACACTCCATGCCCGTCCGTCTTCCACAACGCCCGTGCCACATCCGCGCCCTATCCAGCCCCCCCAAGGGCAGACTCAGCAAGTCCGACAGATTGCCACAGGCTCCCCAGCTCCTCTGGCAGCAAGTGCAGGCTCCGCTGCCTCTCCTCAGCAACGTTGGCCGCTTGgatatcaacctcaacctcagcatGGCTCACCAGTCAGCTCTCCTGTGCCATCGGCATCTAAGGTTCAATCATCGCAATACGCCAGCCAACCTTCACGGCCTGGCGTTTTAGGCCACATCATTCGGCAGGCTCTGAATACCCcggtcaagaagcttggaatACCATCGGCACCGCACACGCCCATCTCAGCAACACCCACTCACGTTACTCACGGGTTTGGAACAAAATGGGCTCCACATTCCACTCCGTCCACTCCGGGCCCTAGTCATATGAGCGTGGCACCTCAAAGTCCAGCTTTTGAGCCAGTCAGTCCCCCTCAAAAACCTGCAACTTTACCGGGCTCTGCTgggtcaacaccaagaccattAAGAAAGCAAGCGCCCAAAACAGCTTCGAAAGTCGAACAGACCGTCGCTAAGCCTGCGCGCGGCCGGTCTGCCAGAGTCGGGCAGAAGGCTCGTGCACTTAGTTCCACGCCATCTCTCACTCGATCCAGGAGAAGCCATTCTATCCTCTCCCACACTGATGAGCCTCCGACTCAAACAAGCGAATCAGCATCCAAAATTaaggatgaagatgctaCACCTCGGCCCACCGAAGACACAGGCGATACTACCGCCGATGAGAGCGTCCCTGGTCGGCCTCAGATCATGACTCCTGGCAGTGTCTCTTCGCGCCTCTATAAACGAAAGAGACAAATTACACCGGTCAACCCACCACCCGAGACAACTCAAGTTCTTTGGACCCGAGGTTTCACTAAAGTTTCGTCATCTGCTCTGGATCAGATTTCTAGCCACCGAGATGCGAACATGTTTGCTACCAGGCTCCGTGAGAAGGATGCGCCAAATTATCGCCAGATTGTGCTGCAGCCTCAAGATATAACATCCATCCGGTCTGCTATCAAGCATGGGAATAAGGCGGCTGTTCAGGCCGCAGCCGGTCTTCCCGGCGGTGATCCCGGTACTGCGCACGTGTGGCTACCTATATCTGACGAGCTTGTTCCTCCAAAGGGCATTATCAACAGTGCTCAGCTTGAGCGCGAACTTGTCCACATGTTCTGCAATGCCATTATGTACAATGCTGACCCCGATCGCGGTCCTGGGCCTGGATTTATGAAACGCTCGcaggacgaggaggaggaagaagtaGTGGGCTACCGCCTCGACGAGAATGGCGTTGTAAAAAATACCCGCAGCATGTTTGTAGAGGTCGAAAAGCTCTTAGGTGACCTACGAAGTGCGGAAAAGGAGCGTAGCGCGCCTCCGCCTTCGGCTGCTCGTCCAGCCAGCGTCGCTACCCCCGCTGAGGAAACGggcgacgacgaagatgagggtGAACGTGAGACTGGAACAGCCAAAAGGCGTCGCATAGGAGCCCGGGGCTGATCGTCCTGATCCGCACTAATTTAAAAGACCACTATGTCTTTCTACTGAATGTCGGCTTCATAAACTGTAAAGGGAAGCAGCATGTAATTTTTGTTATTATTGTGTACAGCGTCTAGAATAGCTAGCCTCTCGATAATCGCCAACCGATCCAGATCCATGCCACTTTGACTCAGGCCTTTTGTATGCGTAATTTATCCCCTTGTCATAGGCTAGTAACATGCCCGATCACGCTGCGGTAAACTCCCTGCGCCTTTGTTAATATTCATGTGCCATCATGCCATCATCAGGTCTCGAGTGCTGGATTTATTCGAGCTTCGGAACCCCTTGTGATGTGCTTGATCGATTACTATGTGCACCCTTCCTGGAActtgcatcatcatcggcagGTCTCTTGCGAGGCCAGTCGGGGCATATATCAATGTTGTCCCTCGGAAACCACCACTCtagaaagagaaaaaagaggtAATCCACAACACAACAAAGACAGAAGAGCTTTCCAGCCCAGATACCACAACCATAGTAGCGCTTCAGACGATCTATAAGAGCAAAGTTGCGTATGCGGCTACCGTAACCTGATGTATCAACACCGTAGAATTCATCCTCAGGGATGGTGCCCGAAATGCCATCATAAACGCGTTCCGTGCGCAGAGCGACATTTTGCCATGAGTACATCTTTTTGACTTGTTCGTGGAATTTTTCGGTGCGAATCTTTCCCGCACGCATCGCACTGATGGCCTTGCTTGTGGCGAGGACgatatcgtcttcttctggttTGGCGAAAGTCGTCATATGCGAGGGCAGGACTTCTGGGATGCCGCCAACCTGTGTACACACGACATAAAGCCCACAGCTGGCGGCCTCAACAATGACAGTCCCGAAAGCTTCGGTCAGAGATGGGTGGAGGTATATGTGACCTCGAACCATGACATCTCTTACTTCTTCGTGACGGATGGGACCGAGCATCTCGACACGATCCTGGAGCACGTTTGTTTCGATCATTTGTTCAAGATCGATGGCTTTGGGGCCAGAGCCGGCAATGATAAAGCGGGTGTTTGGATGATTTTCCAACACACGAGGAATAGAGGCAATAAGGAGATCAGTGCCTTTGTTATAGAACAAGCGCGAGATGACGACGATTGTGATGGTATCGCGAGGTCCGATACGCTGAGGTGGAGGATAGACTGGTCCTTCTGAGCCAAAAGTCGTGGCTTGGGGAGATGGTGACGCTGGGACATCCTTGGGACGAAAGTTTTCTGCAACAACAGCGTTTGGTATCACAGAGACCATGACTGGATCGAGTGATGCGCGAAGGACCGTGTTTTCCTTACTAAGACTCGTCAATAAACACTGGTATAGTTCGTTCAATAGATTGCTGTCTTACCATGTATGGCTGACACATATGCTgtgatcaacatcactcaAAGTaaacttgaggagcttgtttGTGAGAATTGTTCCAGCGTCggcaaagccaaagagcGAATGATCTGTAAAAACAGTACGTAACCCCATGGTACGAGCATGCAAGATAGCTTCATGGCATAGACTGCTAAGGCTGCCATGACCATGCACAATCTCGACGCGCTCGCGTATGCAAATGTTTCTAAAAATGGGGAAGAATGAAAAGACCGTTGGAAACGTTGCGGAACGATAGATAACGAGGAAAGGAACGTGATAGACCTTGACGCCGTTTGTGAGGTACCGCACACCCTTCCGGTCGTCGTAGGCATGAGttatgatgatgactttgtgGCCACGGTCGACAAGCTTCGTAGCGAGTTGGTAAATGTGAGATTCGATGCCTCCTGGTTgcgggaagaagaagtcgctGACCATGGCGATATTGTACGTGCGGCGTGTCATGATGGCAGTTGAGAATGAAAAGGGGGATGCAGCATGACTGTATTTTTGATTGAGTGTGTACAGAGGCCAGCACTTGCTGGGTCTTCCAATATTTGCGCTTAGTTGAAGTTTTTGTTGGTATTGGTTATTGTGATGAGATATCTGTCGTATCTCAACTTGTACTCGAGTAACTGTATACGTACAGAGTGAGTTCAATGCTTGAGCGAGCTGAGCAGGTTGCGAGTATACCAGTGGAGTCGGTAGGTCACTAAAGAAACTACCTAACTTAAGTACCGACTTTAGGGTATCACAAAGGAAAgagtaggtacctaggtagtctCTGTTAATCAATATCAACGGTGTTTCCAAGGCGTTTTATATGTCATATGTCATATTGGTAGTGAAACGAAGGTGTCAATTAGGAGAAGGTGAACTTTTAAGCAAGATATCTCAAACACTCCACGAAGCTACCTCTGCGAAAGCTTGGGCTGTTCTGGTAGAAACAAGACTAACCTTTTTTGCTCAAGCTTTCCTCCAGTGTTAGCGGATCAATTTATGATTTCAGCGGTGTAAAGCGGCAGAACCTCAATAAGACCAGGAACTATCCAAAAATTTGGGAATCGAAGCACTTCGGGCCTCTCCATTGCGATTGATTCTACACAGCATTTTCGAGAAAATGTACGCCAGATATATACCTCCCTCTAAGGGTGGAGGCAACTCaaatgcttcttctcctcactcGTCATCAAACCCTTCAAACAGCACTGCTCCTACTCCTGCAACGAATGCCTTCGGTTTTTCGCGATACGTCCCTCCGAGCGCAAAGCCCATACCTCAATCTATGTACAAAGAGACTCCTCAAGTCCAATACTTCGATGACGCACCGCCCACAAATACCAAGCGCAAATTAGATACTTCAGATGAGAGCAAAGGAATATCAGGTCCTGAtagcaagaagcccaagataGAAGAGCCAACTACACAAAAGGATAGAGAAGATGCGccgaaaaagaagaagaaggtcagaAGAGGCAAGCGAAGAACTGGAGCTACCAATGAAGAACGCGACGATGACGGCATCAAGCTCGCGCAAGAGGCTCCTGAGATCAAACCGAAGGAAGCAGATGCAACACACGAAGAGAGCCAGACTATGGACGAAGGTTCTGCAAAGGGCAAGGAAAAGCCGAAACGACAaatgaaggaaaagaaagagaagaggaagtcaaagaatgaagagcaagaatcAGAAGTTCCTGACAGACCTGTTcccgaggacgaggatcGCAGCGAGGATGTTTCCATGACCGACGCGGCAGAACCCATTGAGACTGTGCCTGAACCTACCGAACCAGCGGCAGACGAGGATGATAAAAGACGGAAGCGcagggaaaagaaaaagaaggaaaaggaaactGAGCCAGcagaggaacaagaagatgaaccgCAGACAAATCAGCGCCACAAGACGGTCATGAGTAAGCTGGAGAAGTCTCTTAAGCTTGCCAGTGAGCTGCCTGCGGACgaacaggatgaagaagatcaggGCGAATTACACGGTCTCGAACCTTTGCCTCAACCGGAGCCGGTCAGCTCTCTGACGACCTCGAAGCCGAACTACAAGATTCTACCCTCTTGGCTCGAGGATCCCATCCGTGTCTCTCAAGACACACGTACACCCTTCGCTGAACTGGAGATCATACCCAAAGCTTGTCGAGTGTTAGAGGAGAAGGGATTCCGAGATGCCTTCGCTGTGCAAACTGCCGCAATCCCTCTCCTGCTGCCAACAAGCAAGCCATGCGGAGATGTGCTTATATCTGCGGCGACCGGTTCTGGTAAGACATTGGCTTATGCCCTGCCTGTCGTACGGGATATCAGTCAAGGTTGCCTCACGAGGCTGCGTGCACTAGTAGTGCTGCCAACACGTGAGTTGGTTAAGCAAGCTCAAGAAACCTTTGAACTATGCGCTAGAGCATtcgatggtggtgatcgAAAAAGAGTGCGAGTGGGCATCTCCATTGGTAGCCAGTCGCTTGAGGCCGAGCAGAAAGCCTTTATAGATCAGGAGCTTCGATATGACCCTGATACAtacaagaagctgaaacAAGAGACACAACGTCGAAACCAACTGAAGTGGGGCCTTTCGTCATcagaacatctccaagatcttgacaagGGGGATACAGACCCTCGGTTGAGTCACATGAACGGATATGTGGTTGATTACCTTTCCAAAATAGATGTTCTGATATGCACTCCTGGACGACTGGTTGAGCATATGGAGCAAACAAGGGGCTTCAACCTGGATTACGTTCGATGGCTGGTAGTTGATGAGGCAGATAAGCTACTTGCTCAGAGCTTCCAAGGCTGGCTTGACCTCGTTATGGAAAAGTTCCGCATCAATAAGTTTACCGCACGAGACTTCCATGGCATGGACTTTTCTGGTGTTCGTAAGGTCATTCTGAGTGCCACGCTCACAAGAGATCtgagtcttctcaaccaatTAGGTCTGCAAAGACCACGACTGATTGTCCTGGAGAGCGATGGCGATATCCAGATTGCTGAGCATTCTCTGCCCGCATCGCTGAAAGAGCATGCAATTAGAGTGCACGACAGCAACCTCAAGCCCCTCTACTTGCTTGATCTACTCCGCAGTCAGGACATGCTCGTGGCGAGCCCTaacaaagacgaagaggaacccaaggccgaagaagctgaagattcAGCTACTAGTTCTAACTCAAGCTCCAGTTCTGACTTCGACTCCGACTCCGACTCCGACTCTGATACTACTTCTGACACTAGCTCGGGCACATCTTCTGACTCGGACTCGGACACAGAGTCCAGTGCCAAACCCAAGGTTTCGGGACGCACACTTAAGTCTCACATCCCTATTTCTCTTATTTTTACAAAGTCCAACGAATCTGCACTTCGTTTGTCACGACTACTCGCCTTGCTGGATCCCTCCTTGACAGACCACATTGGCACACTCACGTCAACCACACCAACACACATCCGTCGCAAGACTCTCCGGGCCTTCTCTACTGCCTCGTCTCCCATTTGCCTCCTTGTCGCCTCCGACCTTGTCGCTCGTGGTATCGATCTTCCCAACCTTGACCACGTAATCAACTACGACCTACCGCCTAGTGTAGCCGGCTATGTTCACCGAGTTGGTCGAACAGCTCGAGCTGGAAGGTCAGGATGTGCATGGACACTCGTTGGTGACGATGAGAGTGGTTGGTTCTGGGGCAAGATTGCCAAGGGCGCTGGAGTCAAGAGAGCACAAAAGGTTGGGCGAACAAGGATTGAGGAAATCGCTGAAAAGAGAGTGGAAGATTATGAGGCTGCTTTGGAGAAGTTGGGTAAGGAAGCAGGAAGGTAACCGATTTTATACTATAGACACCGCTAGATGGCAGCACTGTGGTGCCCTGCGGCTTATATGTCAGAACATGGACATGTCTGAGATATCTAATATTCGATACCCGCTCGGACTTATTTCTCGTAATAACCTCGTTCATGTTCGCTTTGGCTGGTGATTTATTGCTGACTGATCAACTCAAGGGCTGATTGTGAGCATACAGGCAGGCTGTCAAAGAATACATATTACGACGCTACACACCCCTACAGTCG
This genomic interval from Fusarium verticillioides 7600 chromosome 1, whole genome shotgun sequence contains the following:
- a CDS encoding phosphatidylinositol N-acetylglucosaminyltransferase gpi3 subunit — its product is MTRRTYNIAMVSDFFFPQPGGIESHIYQLATKLVDRGHKVIIITHAYDDRKGVRYLTNGVKVYHVPFLVIYRSATFPTVFSFFPIFRNICIRERVEIVHGHGSLSSLCHEAILHARTMGLRTVFTDHSLFGFADAGTILTNKLLKFTLSDVDHSICVSHTCKENTVLRASLDPVMVSVIPNAVVAENFRPKDVPASPSPQATTFGSEGPVYPPPQRIGPRDTITIVVISRLFYNKGTDLLIASIPRVLENHPNTRFIIAGSGPKAIDLEQMIETNVLQDRVEMLGPIRHEEVRDVMVRGHIYLHPSLTEAFGTVIVEAASCGLYVVCTQVGGIPEVLPSHMTTFAKPEEDDIVLATSKAISAMRAGKIRTEKFHEQVKKMYSWQNVALRTERVYDGISGTIPEDEFYGVDTSGYGSRIRNFALIDRLKRYYGCGIWAGKLFCLCCVVDYLFFLFLEWWFPRDNIDICPDWPRKRPADDDASSRKGAHSNRSSTSQGVPKLE